The Lysinibacillus pakistanensis genome includes a window with the following:
- a CDS encoding cupin domain-containing protein — MSSTIDYTSPSTQFTFDVNKSTLFKKDNRNYINVLGVEQLNTLENVSLLDIFLSKDNVIEPHYHQNAGELIYCIAGAAIISILNPFTKKLQNYPIEPGQVANVPQGWWHYEVATEDDTHLLAIFDAPTPEVILGSDILRFTPSNIMAHTYCLDENRWKKAIAPVVPSTYIGPAKDCNRVKSASDKPKDSHHHKHKYQYPQYTNPYSCPHRSPYMYPYGSYY; from the coding sequence ATTAGTTCAACAATTGATTATACGTCACCGTCTACACAGTTCACTTTTGATGTCAATAAAAGTACGCTATTTAAAAAAGATAATCGAAATTATATAAATGTTCTTGGAGTAGAACAATTAAATACATTGGAAAATGTGTCCTTGCTTGATATTTTTCTAAGTAAAGACAATGTGATTGAACCACATTATCATCAAAATGCAGGAGAGCTTATCTATTGTATTGCTGGTGCAGCTATCATATCTATACTGAATCCTTTTACCAAGAAACTTCAAAACTATCCTATAGAACCAGGTCAAGTGGCAAATGTACCACAGGGCTGGTGGCATTATGAGGTGGCTACTGAGGATGACACGCATTTACTAGCTATTTTTGATGCCCCAACCCCTGAGGTTATTTTAGGCTCAGATATATTAAGATTTACACCTTCTAATATTATGGCTCACACTTATTGCTTAGATGAAAATCGGTGGAAAAAAGCTATAGCACCGGTTGTACCATCAACATATATTGGACCAGCCAAAGATTGTAATCGTGTAAAATCAGCTTCTGATAAACCAAAAGATTCTCATCATCATAAACACAAGTATCAATATCCACAGTATACAAATCCGTATTCATGCCCACACCGTAGCCCATATATGTATCCATATGGCTCCTATTACTAA